In Lysinibacillus sp. 2017, the DNA window TAGAAAATTCTTATAAATAGAAGGAGCACAGATAGGCTTAATTTTATATGGCTTAGGTCACAACTATTTGTTAAAGCATGCAATTTTAAAAAGGGTTTGGAGGGAATATTATGTTTAAAGATTTTTCACCTCGGCTATTTTTTTCGATGGCCGCTATTGCAATGGTCATTATTTCGCCATTATTTGCACTGTTTACACCGATTTTACTTATCCAGACATTGTACACTGATATTACGAAAATTTATATTTTTCCATTTGGTAGAGTAGCTTTCATAATTATTTTCGCATTTATACTTTTTGCAGCTGCAAGTATGCTGTTATTTTGGAAAAGAAATATCAGTACATATGTAGGAAGTATCATCATTGTTCTAATTGGCTTTGTCGCCTTATATAGTACGACGCAAATATATACAGCTATTGATTATGAACAGATTTTTGTGAAAAATTTTGTATTTGAAGACTCGATGGAATGGGCAAATATTGATGAAGTTCTTTTTGAATATGTACCAGATGATTTAGGCGAATTTATATTTAAAGGAAAAGACGGACAACAATTAATAATTAAAGAACATAAATCTGATGTGACTAGTGGAATATATAATATAGCAAAAGATAAAAATATTCCTTACATCGAGCGAGAAAAGAAATAATGTAAGTATCAAGTACAAGAATCTTCTACAATTCTTGTACTTGTTTTTGTAATTAATGCAAATAAGTTTCATTCAAGATTTTGATTGTTGAATCAACTATTCAGCTGTCTACATCCTTATCGTTTAAATAATACTTTATTCAACTTCATGACAATAGTTGGATTAGTTCAATAGGAAATAAAAAAAGAAACTAATTTGGGGAGGTAGTATATGATAAAAGATTCATGGTTTACTGTGCAACAGATTGACGGAAATACATACGCAATTAGTGAAAATGGGCACTGGGAGAAGGTACACTCTTTTTTATTATTGGGAGAGGAAAAGGCGGCACTTATTGATACTGGCCTTGGAATTGATAATATTAAGCGAATTACTGACCAGCTGACTACCTTACCAATAGAAGTAATCACCACTCATGTCCATACAGATCATATCGGGAGTCATGGGCAATTTGATAGAATTTACGTCCATGAGGCAGATAAAGATTGGTTAGTGAATGGAATAAAAGGGTTATCAATCGAACAAATTCGAAAAGATATTCGTAGAGATATAACAATGCCTACCCCAATTACATTCGATCCAGATAGCTATCAACCGTTTCAAGGTGAACCTACAGATATTTTAGGTGATGGTGACGAAATTGATTTAGGAAATCGAAAGCTAATTATTTACCATACGCCTGGACATTCTCCGGGTCATATTTGTATTTTTGATGAAACTACCGGTTATTTGTTTACAGGGGACTTATTATATGATGAAACGCCTATATATGCTTTTTATCCTTCAACCAACCCTGTTGATTTAGTGAATTCATTGGAGAAAATCTCGATAATACCAAATGTATCAATGATTTACGGTTCACATAACACATTAGGACTTCAACCAAAAATCTTAGAAGAAGTAAAATTTGCAGTGAATTATTTGAGAGAAAATGGGCTTGCAAAATTTGGGACAGGAATCCATAAGTTTAACGGTTTTAGCGTACAATTTTAACTATTGATATGGATTAGGGACAATTATAAGCTAGCAATGCCAACAATCATCTTAAACTTGTTTCTATTTTTTATACTCGTTTTTATACCTTCACAAGAATCTAAAATCAAGATGCGTTTACCGATCCAAAATCGTATATAACAAGACTGAAATCTAATCGGTCCTTCAATTCCCTTTTTTTCGATTTCCGTTCCATCTGCTAACTCAATTTCTGTTCGTACTAGCCATGTATTACCGATACCTACTTCGAAATATTTCATGATACCTCCCAAATTATCGATTTTTATTATTATAGTGCATATTGTTGATGGCGGGAATTAAATTTTTGAAAATTCAATATAAAGGAAGGCGTCCTTAATGAAAATTAAACCAACACCAGATGTTTTAGCTTCTTGGATTGAAAGCTATGTACCAGAATTAGATTTCTATTTTTTATCTAATGAACAATATAAGAGAAAGATTGATTACTCGGATGTGCTTGTTATGCCAATTAATGAGTTTTATACACATTCGACCTATGGACAAATTGATTATACAAATAGTTATGAGTATTGGAATATCAAACATGCGAACTATGTAATTGTTGCGCAACCTAATTGGATTAATCAGCAGCTTAATGAAGAAGATCGACGATTCATATTACGTGCACAAATACAATGTGAGCGCGGATTAGTCGTACCGATTTCGTTTGTTGAACAGATTAAAGAGATTCCAGCTAGTTATATACATAATGATCAAATCGTATTACAACGTGCGATGTGGGACAAGTTGAGTTGGAAAACGAAAGAGCAATTACTGACAGCGACGGTTTTTGAATGGTGGGATAACGGAGAGTGTGAAACTATTCCAAGCTTCTTGCCAAGATATTTATCGCCATTTGCCAATAAATTTGGTGCAAAACAAGGTGCGAATTGTTTAGCCGCTGTATTATTTGCGATAACAAATGGAAAACAGTCTTGGTTTATTGAAGAGTGGGTGCATCAAAACACATTTATTGAAAAATTAACACAATACCACTATCAATTGGTAGATTCGGATGAGTTATTACCGCGAGATGTACTAGTATGGCAAGATGATAACGATGTCATTCAACATGCAGCCTTTCATATTGAACAAAACCTATTTTTTAACAAGCATGGTCAAACGTATTTTAACCCTTGGAAATTGCTAACAAAAGATCAGTTGGATAAAGAGTGGGGTGCTTTAAAGCAGGTAATATATAGACAATGTGATTTATAGAAAATTAAGTAGGTAATAATTTTGATTGGAGTGAATGAAATGAATGTTGGGAAAAAGGAATCTCAAAAAAATGTAAATTACACTTACATTGAAAATGGATCTAAAACAATTTGCTTTATGCTATCAGGTACTGGCTATACATATGATAAGCCATTATTGTATTACGCAACGATGTTAATGATAGAAAAACAATTTGATATTGTTCAAATTCATTATTCTTATGGAAAAGAGTTGTTTGATAATGAATTACAATACGTCGCTGAATTAATAGAGGCAGATGTTGATTCGGTAGTTACTGAAGTATTAAAGGGTGCGAACTACGAGCAAATTGTCTTTTTAGGAAAGTCATTAGGAACAATTCCACTAATCTCTAAATACATCCATGATGAAAGTTATTCGAAGTGTAAAACAATCTTACTAACGCCGTTGTTGAAATTTGATTTATTTTCTGATGGCGTCATGAACAGTTCAAATGAAATGCTAATTGTTATTGGGAATGAAGATAGTCACTACATTGCTGAAAAAATAGTAAAGCTTCAAGAAAGAGCGAATATAGATATGCTCGAAATAGCAAATGCAAATCACTCTTTAGAAGTAGAACCGACAAATACATTTCGTTCATTAAAAGAGATGTCTGAAGTAATGGAAGTAATACGTACTTTTATTTAACTTAATCTGTATACAAATCTAGGAAACAAAATTTACCTCTGGGGGAAGTGTTTCTAATTAATGAAAAAAATCATTAGATTGAGAATAAAAATAAGAAATAACCATAAATTAATTATGAAAACAAGAAACCATTAAATATTTTAAAAGATATTTGTTATCACCCTATTATTGATTTATTGAAAAGGGGGAGTTAGGGATGTCTGAAAAAATACAAACAAATAATAATTCAGTGATTTCTTTAATAGTTGGTATTTTATCATTATTTTTAGCATTAATTACTCCTGTAATTGGGTTAATCTTAGGCATTATCGGAATTGTATTTTCAAGGATAGCTATAGTACAAATTAACTCAACGAATGAAAATGGTAGAGGATTAGCAACGGTAGGTTTAATTTGTAGTATGGTGGGAGTTTTTATCCTTCTATTTATGGTTCTATGGTATGTCACTATTTAATCGATAGAAGAAACGAGTGCTAAAAAGCAGCACTCGTTTCTTCGTTATTTGGCTAAAATTTCTTATTGTTTTATTTTTGTAAATAGGTTGCTTTAATGTGTCCGAATAATCTGAAAAATAGTTGATAAAAATCTTAAATAATCATATTATAAAAGTATAGTAAACCGATACGAATATAGAAAAGGGGTGTAGTGTTTGAGTAAATTAGTAAAAGAGGTAATCCAAGCAAATAATGAATATGTTGAGGGTTTTGGAGGGAAAGGGGATTTAGCTTTACCACCAGCTCGCCAATTTGCCGTTTTAACTTGTATGGATGCTCGTTTAGATCCAGCTAAATTTGCTGGCTTAGCTGAAGGTGACGCACATGTAATTCGAAATGCAGGAGGTCGTGCAAGTGATGACGCGATCCGATCTTTAGTGATTTCTTATAAACTATTAGGCACGAAAGAATGGTTTGTTATTCACCATACAGATTGTGGTATGGAACTTTTCACAAATGAAATCATGGGTAATTTACTTGAATCAAGTTTAGACACAGCAACATTCGATGGGGAGTGGAAAGATAGTGGTTTTACACCAGGTTCATCAGTTGGTAAGGAAATTGATTTCTTAACGATTAGTGATTTAGCTGGAAGCGTAATCGAAGATGTAGAAAAAATTAAAAACCATCCTTTGGTGCCACCGTATATTCCAGTTCATGGTTATATTTATGATGTGAAAACAGGTCGCTTAATAGAAGTACCGGTACCTGAAGTTCTTAAAATTACTGAAGTAGGAAAATTAAAGTAATTATTAAAACGTCTATTTAGTATTGCTGCCAAATAGACGTTTTGGTTTTAAGCAAATATAAAATTTACAAATATAAAGCTGTGTTCATTTAATCAAAAGGGTGAACATGAACACAGCTTTCTGGTAGAAATTTAATTATAGGCGTTGAAGATGTGTTTCATTAAAGGAGTGTTCATACTTCAAACCAAAGCCAAAACAGCGATCCATCAATATATGTGCTACCCAAATGATAGTCAGCATTAACAAAAATTCGTTTGAAAAGAAGAGCGATACACCTAGTAAAAGTAGGGGTAGGTTGAAGCTATGACCAAAGTTGTAAATAATAGCACCGATTCGTGTATTTATTGCATAGCCGATCATCGTTAGATCCGGTACAAATAATAAAATGAAAAACAACCACCATGAAAAATCAAATTGATTATAAATGAATAATAGCATAGCAAAAGCGATTCCGTATTCAATTCTTAAAAATAACTTTATCATTTTATAAATCTCCTAAATGGCTGTGATCGAAAAGATTCGTAATCAAATTTTCAATGACCAACTTATTTTCGAAATACTTTTCTTCATGCGTTAATTGTTTCACCGTTTCTAAAATTTGTGCAGCTTGTTTATAAAACTCAATTTTTTCTGCAAGTTGCTGAAGCTTTTGATCAAACAATAGGACAGATGCCTGATTACATTCAGGCGTAATTTGTTCCATCTTCAATTCAGTTAACTGATAAATTTCCTTTAAAGTGAAGCCAAGTTGCTTTAACACAATAATCATTTTTAGTTGGTTTGCGCAATCTTCATTATATTGACGATAACCATTTTCTAATCTTTTAGGCTTAAGTAACCCTTCCTTTTCGTAAAAACGAACTGTATCTACTGGAACTTCATATTTCAGAGCAAATTGTTTAATTTGCATATTCATCACCTCGTAGCTAGCATAACATTAGATATAACTCCATGGTCAATGGGTTAATTCTACATATTAATAAAAAAGATAATTAGATTGAGAATAAAAACAAGAAATCAAAGAGGCACCTCCGATACGATTGCCATTTCAAAGTAGACCCCATAAAGTTAGAGTTAATATTATGCAACTAATTGGCTGGTATGACTTCGGTATTTCTCTGGATTCATGCCAGCCAGTTTTTATTTAATTTCTATACAATGAAAAAACTTTTCTCCAACCCTATGTAATAGATTACAATTATAAACTTTTAAACCTAAAGTATCCATGTTAAGATTTGAATGCACGTAACGTTTTCCATGCTAATTCTCGACGATTTAAGTACAGTAAAAGCGGAAAATTTGAGCAAAAACTACTATGTGGAGGTGTGAATTGTATGGATTTAATTTTTAAGTTAGTAATTACTTTAATTATATTGGTAATTCCCTTTATTATTTACTTGAAAAATACCAATAAGGAAGGGAAAATGCCTTTAATCTTCTCATGCATTATCTATTTAATTATTGCTAGTCCGGTTATTATTGCAGTAATTAATCATAAAATAGTTCAATACGAAGACGCAAATATTGGTTTGGGGCTTTCATTTTTAACAACATGGTTTCTTACAATTTGTGCATTTTTAGTCTCGCTATATTTATTAATTAAAAAGAGAGTAAATAATGCCCCAAGGTAAGCCCATAAGCAAATAACGCATATACTTTTTACTGGCTTGAATCCTGTATTTTAAGGGATTCAAGCCTTTTAATTTGCCCAAAAACACCTAAAGTAGTTCATTGTCGATACAACATCCTACTCAAGACATCCCATTCTCATGAAGATTTACTAAATGTATGACGTTGACATTGCATAGCGCGGATGCTATTAAAAAGAGCGAAGGAAGAAGGTGTGGAAATCAATTATTTTGAATGTCCGAAAATCAATCATGCGTTTCCAGTATTTCCAATATCCGAGGCGAAAAAGGCATTAAAGACAGTAGTTCAGGTTATAACGAAATAATAGCTAGAAAAATAAGAATAAAAAAGCAGCATGGTAGAAGGCCATGCTGCTTCTTGCGTTCTAAGGTCTTTTTCACCATTTTTCAATTAATGTTATTATATTCTTAATATTGGAAAATTAATATAGAAAGTAAGGGGATTTAATGGAAATTCGTAGTGCAACATTACAAGATGCAGCTGGGATAGCAAAAGTCCATGTAGATAGCTGGCGAACAACTTACCGTGGGATTATTCCGCAAAATTTTCTAGATAATTTAAGTTATGAACAAAGAACGAAGCTTTGGCAAAAGAATATTGCAGATAGTAATGGTGCCATTTTTGTTGCTGTAAATAATGCAAATGAGATTATAGGATTTGTCGTGGGAGAAAAGCGAGAAACAAATTTAGAACTTAACGCTAGCGATTTATCAGCGATTTATCTTTTAGAACAGTGGCAAGGTAATGGTGTTGGGAGATTACTAT includes these proteins:
- a CDS encoding alpha/beta hydrolase, giving the protein MIGVNEMNVGKKESQKNVNYTYIENGSKTICFMLSGTGYTYDKPLLYYATMLMIEKQFDIVQIHYSYGKELFDNELQYVAELIEADVDSVVTEVLKGANYEQIVFLGKSLGTIPLISKYIHDESYSKCKTILLTPLLKFDLFSDGVMNSSNEMLIVIGNEDSHYIAEKIVKLQERANIDMLEIANANHSLEVEPTNTFRSLKEMSEVMEVIRTFI
- a CDS encoding DUF4260 domain-containing protein, coding for MIKLFLRIEYGIAFAMLLFIYNQFDFSWWLFFILLFVPDLTMIGYAINTRIGAIIYNFGHSFNLPLLLLGVSLFFSNEFLLMLTIIWVAHILMDRCFGFGLKYEHSFNETHLQRL
- a CDS encoding ATP-dependent exonuclease, which gives rise to MFKDFSPRLFFSMAAIAMVIISPLFALFTPILLIQTLYTDITKIYIFPFGRVAFIIIFAFILFAAASMLLFWKRNISTYVGSIIIVLIGFVALYSTTQIYTAIDYEQIFVKNFVFEDSMEWANIDEVLFEYVPDDLGEFIFKGKDGQQLIIKEHKSDVTSGIYNIAKDKNIPYIEREKK
- a CDS encoding carbonic anhydrase, which encodes MSKLVKEVIQANNEYVEGFGGKGDLALPPARQFAVLTCMDARLDPAKFAGLAEGDAHVIRNAGGRASDDAIRSLVISYKLLGTKEWFVIHHTDCGMELFTNEIMGNLLESSLDTATFDGEWKDSGFTPGSSVGKEIDFLTISDLAGSVIEDVEKIKNHPLVPPYIPVHGYIYDVKTGRLIEVPVPEVLKITEVGKLK
- a CDS encoding MBL fold metallo-hydrolase: MIKDSWFTVQQIDGNTYAISENGHWEKVHSFLLLGEEKAALIDTGLGIDNIKRITDQLTTLPIEVITTHVHTDHIGSHGQFDRIYVHEADKDWLVNGIKGLSIEQIRKDIRRDITMPTPITFDPDSYQPFQGEPTDILGDGDEIDLGNRKLIIYHTPGHSPGHICIFDETTGYLFTGDLLYDETPIYAFYPSTNPVDLVNSLEKISIIPNVSMIYGSHNTLGLQPKILEEVKFAVNYLRENGLAKFGTGIHKFNGFSVQF
- a CDS encoding MerR family transcriptional regulator, whose translation is MQIKQFALKYEVPVDTVRFYEKEGLLKPKRLENGYRQYNEDCANQLKMIIVLKQLGFTLKEIYQLTELKMEQITPECNQASVLLFDQKLQQLAEKIEFYKQAAQILETVKQLTHEEKYFENKLVIENLITNLFDHSHLGDL
- a CDS encoding DUF3977 family protein; this encodes MKYFEVGIGNTWLVRTEIELADGTEIEKKGIEGPIRFQSCYIRFWIGKRILILDSCEGIKTSIKNRNKFKMIVGIASL
- a CDS encoding GNAT family N-acetyltransferase, with the protein product MEIRSATLQDAAGIAKVHVDSWRTTYRGIIPQNFLDNLSYEQRTKLWQKNIADSNGAIFVAVNNANEIIGFVVGEKRETNLELNASDLSAIYLLEQWQGNGVGRLLLNAVMQSFKEKGFQKIYVEVLAENKTRHFYEYYGAEYVKTVQLKFDGKVVDEDIYVWNDIDAVLSKLQ
- a CDS encoding DUF4190 domain-containing protein, with product MSEKIQTNNNSVISLIVGILSLFLALITPVIGLILGIIGIVFSRIAIVQINSTNENGRGLATVGLICSMVGVFILLFMVLWYVTI